In Limosilactobacillus sp. WILCCON 0051, a single window of DNA contains:
- the icd gene encoding NADP-dependent isocitrate dehydrogenase, which produces MSELIEMKNGQLQVPDNPQIPYLQGDGIGPEIWQATQPVLDAAVKRAYQGRRKIDWLPLLAGERAHELADEWLPQQTIMELKRHLVAIKGPMTTPVGTGHRSINVALRQTLDLYACWRPIRYFAGVPSPVRHPERVCIDLFRENTEDIYAGIEASADSTAAQSLKKWLQETNQLQRVRFPDTAAFGIKPISKEGSQRLIQVAIDYALKNHRQYLTLVHKGNIMKETEGGFKKWGYQLIEQKYAKRVLPMPRLEKIKKEQGEAVAQRVLQQAQAQGMLIVNDIICDNFFQQALLFPEHFDVVATMNLNGDYLSDALAAQVGGLGIAPGSNINFQTGCAIFEATHGTAPQLAGKNCANPTSLILSGAMMMEYLGWGKAAEMIRKAVAQAIAMQKATPDLVPAAAALSTSQYGQLLVELINS; this is translated from the coding sequence TTGAGTGAATTAATTGAAATGAAAAATGGGCAGCTGCAGGTTCCCGACAATCCGCAAATTCCCTACCTGCAGGGTGATGGAATTGGTCCAGAAATTTGGCAGGCCACGCAGCCAGTGCTGGATGCCGCCGTTAAACGCGCCTATCAAGGACGGCGTAAGATTGACTGGCTGCCGCTTTTAGCTGGCGAACGAGCGCATGAGCTGGCAGATGAGTGGCTGCCGCAGCAAACCATTATGGAATTAAAACGACATCTGGTTGCAATTAAAGGCCCCATGACGACGCCGGTTGGTACTGGTCATCGCTCAATCAACGTTGCCCTGCGACAAACGCTTGATCTGTATGCCTGTTGGCGGCCGATTCGCTATTTTGCAGGGGTGCCGTCGCCAGTTAGGCATCCGGAGCGCGTTTGCATCGATCTGTTTAGAGAAAATACGGAAGACATCTACGCTGGGATTGAGGCATCAGCTGATTCCACGGCCGCTCAGTCTCTAAAAAAGTGGCTGCAAGAAACCAATCAGCTGCAGCGCGTACGTTTTCCCGATACAGCCGCGTTTGGCATCAAGCCGATCTCAAAAGAAGGCTCACAGCGGCTGATTCAAGTAGCAATTGACTACGCGCTGAAAAATCATCGTCAGTATCTAACCCTGGTGCATAAAGGCAATATCATGAAAGAAACTGAAGGCGGCTTTAAAAAATGGGGGTATCAGCTGATTGAGCAAAAATATGCCAAACGAGTCTTGCCGATGCCGCGACTTGAGAAAATAAAAAAAGAGCAGGGAGAAGCGGTGGCGCAACGGGTCCTCCAACAAGCCCAGGCACAAGGAATGCTGATCGTCAATGACATCATCTGCGACAATTTCTTTCAGCAGGCATTGTTATTTCCAGAGCACTTTGATGTTGTTGCCACGATGAACCTCAACGGCGACTATCTATCTGATGCATTGGCGGCGCAAGTGGGCGGCTTGGGGATTGCGCCGGGCAGCAACATTAACTTCCAGACTGGCTGCGCAATTTTTGAGGCTACACATGGTACGGCACCGCAGCTAGCCGGAAAAAACTGCGCCAATCCAACGTCGCTGATCTTATCAGGTGCAATGATGATGGAGTATCTGGGATGGGGGAAAGCAGCCGAAATGATCAGAAAAGCAGTTGCGCAGGCCATTGCCATGCAGAAGGCCACGCCGGATCTAGTACCGGCAGCTGCAGCGCTTTCCACCAGTCAGTATGGTCAGCTTTTGGTTGAACTCATCAATTCTTAA
- a CDS encoding AEC family transporter translates to MLSTLIFALIPIFVTIGLGYLAARRGIFNDQDSKKFVKLVLTFMLPLHVFGGLWSTSRRILIANVPLMGWLMLSMTGCYLMMILIYRFGLHNSRQLATLRAMSVANPSVPFIGSAVLPLLFSTSNSAITIGICSLTVNIIMLPIAFDALSSDRSPWKRLAATFKKPLVVAAVLGFFLTLCGTQMPSQLTSTFDLLGKGAGGVAIFAAGIVLGTRHLSFNQTILGTVLLKNIVFPLIVLLIMWIAGTPAVLRRLVVIALAIPTATMPSTLAIRFGVNEKELASTQFWSTAFSLVTLSAFVLALA, encoded by the coding sequence ATGCTGAGTACTTTGATCTTTGCCTTGATTCCTATTTTCGTTACGATTGGTCTGGGCTATCTGGCAGCCAGACGCGGTATTTTTAACGATCAGGACAGCAAAAAATTCGTTAAGCTGGTTTTGACCTTCATGCTGCCGCTGCACGTGTTTGGCGGTCTGTGGAGCACCTCGCGCAGAATTTTGATTGCCAACGTGCCGCTGATGGGCTGGCTGATGCTTTCGATGACTGGCTGCTATTTGATGATGATCCTGATCTATCGGTTTGGTCTTCATAACTCAAGGCAGCTGGCCACGCTTAGAGCCATGTCGGTTGCCAATCCATCGGTACCGTTTATTGGCTCGGCCGTTTTGCCATTATTGTTCAGTACCAGCAACAGCGCGATTACGATTGGTATCTGTTCATTGACGGTCAATATCATTATGCTGCCGATTGCCTTTGATGCCTTGAGCAGTGACCGCTCACCCTGGAAACGGCTGGCGGCCACGTTTAAAAAGCCGTTGGTAGTTGCAGCTGTTTTAGGATTCTTCTTGACGTTATGCGGAACTCAGATGCCAAGTCAGCTGACCAGCACGTTTGATCTGCTTGGGAAAGGTGCAGGCGGGGTCGCGATTTTTGCGGCTGGCATCGTTTTAGGCACGCGGCATCTATCGTTCAATCAAACGATTTTAGGAACCGTATTGTTGAAAAATATCGTCTTTCCGCTGATCGTCTTGCTGATTATGTGGATCGCGGGAACGCCAGCTGTTTTAAGACGGCTGGTCGTGATTGCATTGGCGATCCCAACGGCAACGATGCCATCAACTTTGGCCATTCGCTTTGGCGTCAATGAAAAAGAGCTGGCCTCAACGCAATTCTGGAGTACGGCATTTTCCTTGGTTACGCTGTCGGCATTCGTGCTGGCGTTGGCCTAG
- a CDS encoding ABC transporter permease, giving the protein MSKRILWKDAWQAITHSLGRFIAIFLLMAVSAFALIGLKITGPDMRQTATSFFAQHHLADTTITSNYGLDSRDRQIIRQQKSVKQVDFGYLQDSTIDQTKRALRIFSQTNGVSSWQTVSGHLPRHDNEIAVSYLLKGKYHIGQWITLKQAGSLKHRQFKIVGFVRSSEYLDRSDIGQTTVGTGQLSGVAVVKKSAFKTGTAYAIARITYNKTAKMNPYSTRYTNYVEKQQQLKKTLNRHGKTKQQKLERQLKAAQQQLAQATQQAAVLQQTNTAGNSALIQQAAALKKQQAKLKQLGTPTYTLSDRTENPGYAIYRSNAERVDILANVFPVLLFAIAALVSLTTMTRFVEEERIQIGTLKALGYSNADVAKKFALFSLLASSAGVALGAWGGFMILPKIIFKAYAANSTLSGFQIHFSWALLLTTWLIAILCTTGAALWALHRDLKAKPAALLLPKPPKGGSRILLERWHWLWNRLSFNYKVTMRNLFRYKSRALMTIFGVAGCTGLLVMGFGIRDSLSGISNIEYSRIIKYDLIAVQNSNSTAKQQRQLKNELNGKSVKRHTGVYFEQLTKKAGDDDATQSISLIVPNNEKNFKQYFAVKNRQTKKTLKLPQDGVIISEKLARLLNAKKGSSIKLKDASGKWRTMKVAGIMEMYIGHYVLMSPQAYQKIFHQSYQTNAQLITLKKGAKLQQESQRLMATGAVKGINQNVNNQRTIDNIMGSLNRVMIILIGLAALLALVVIYNLSNINIEERMRELSTIKVLGFYDQEVTLYIYRETIILSVIGILLGYLVGIGLHRFIILSLPPANAMFDPTMTLTNFIVSALIPAVITAGVAMAMHRKIRSVDMLDALSSVD; this is encoded by the coding sequence TTGAGCAAGCGAATACTATGGAAAGATGCCTGGCAGGCGATTACGCACTCGCTGGGCCGATTTATCGCGATCTTTCTCTTAATGGCCGTAAGCGCGTTTGCCTTGATTGGCTTAAAAATTACGGGACCGGATATGCGGCAGACGGCCACCAGCTTTTTTGCCCAGCATCATCTGGCCGATACCACGATTACGTCGAACTATGGCCTGGACAGCCGCGACCGTCAGATCATTCGGCAGCAAAAGAGCGTCAAGCAGGTTGATTTTGGCTATCTGCAGGACAGTACGATTGATCAGACGAAGCGGGCACTGCGGATTTTTTCACAAACCAATGGCGTCTCAAGCTGGCAGACGGTCAGTGGACATCTGCCGCGGCACGATAATGAGATTGCCGTCAGCTACCTGCTGAAGGGCAAGTATCATATTGGCCAGTGGATTACGCTCAAGCAGGCGGGCTCGTTGAAGCATCGTCAGTTTAAGATCGTCGGCTTCGTACGCTCCAGCGAGTATCTGGATCGCAGCGACATTGGCCAGACAACGGTAGGCACTGGCCAATTGAGCGGGGTGGCCGTCGTCAAAAAATCAGCCTTCAAGACCGGGACTGCCTATGCAATCGCACGGATCACGTATAATAAGACGGCGAAAATGAATCCTTATTCCACGCGCTATACCAATTATGTTGAAAAACAGCAGCAGTTGAAAAAGACCTTGAATCGGCATGGCAAAACCAAGCAGCAAAAACTTGAACGTCAGCTGAAGGCAGCTCAACAGCAGCTTGCCCAGGCAACGCAGCAGGCCGCTGTGCTTCAGCAGACGAATACAGCAGGCAATTCGGCTCTCATTCAGCAGGCTGCCGCGCTTAAAAAACAGCAGGCTAAACTCAAGCAGCTGGGCACGCCAACCTATACGCTGAGTGATCGAACGGAAAATCCCGGCTATGCCATTTACCGTTCCAACGCTGAACGAGTCGATATCCTGGCAAACGTCTTTCCGGTGCTGTTGTTTGCAATCGCGGCCCTGGTCAGCTTGACGACGATGACGCGGTTTGTGGAAGAAGAGCGGATCCAGATTGGCACGCTCAAGGCTTTAGGATATTCAAATGCCGATGTGGCCAAAAAGTTTGCGCTGTTTAGTCTGCTGGCCAGTTCAGCTGGGGTGGCGCTGGGAGCTTGGGGTGGTTTTATGATACTGCCAAAGATCATCTTTAAGGCCTATGCTGCCAACTCTACGCTCAGCGGCTTTCAGATCCACTTCTCATGGGCACTGCTTTTGACGACCTGGCTGATTGCCATTCTCTGTACGACGGGAGCCGCGCTGTGGGCATTGCATCGAGACTTGAAAGCCAAGCCGGCCGCATTGCTGCTGCCTAAGCCGCCTAAGGGAGGATCACGCATCTTGTTGGAGCGTTGGCATTGGCTGTGGAACCGACTCAGCTTCAATTATAAGGTAACGATGCGCAATCTCTTTCGGTATAAGAGTCGGGCGCTGATGACGATCTTTGGCGTTGCGGGCTGTACGGGACTTTTGGTAATGGGCTTTGGCATTCGCGATTCGCTCAGCGGCATCAGCAACATTGAATACAGCCGGATCATCAAGTACGATCTGATCGCTGTCCAAAATTCAAACAGCACTGCCAAACAGCAGCGGCAACTGAAAAATGAGCTGAACGGCAAATCAGTAAAGAGACATACCGGCGTTTATTTTGAGCAGCTGACCAAGAAGGCCGGTGATGATGATGCCACGCAGTCGATCTCTTTAATCGTTCCAAACAATGAAAAAAACTTTAAGCAGTATTTCGCGGTCAAGAACCGGCAGACTAAAAAAACGCTTAAGCTGCCGCAAGATGGCGTGATAATCTCCGAAAAGCTGGCACGACTGCTTAACGCTAAAAAGGGCAGCTCAATCAAGCTTAAGGACGCGAGTGGAAAATGGCGGACGATGAAGGTTGCTGGCATCATGGAGATGTATATCGGCCATTATGTACTGATGAGTCCGCAGGCATACCAAAAGATTTTCCATCAGTCATACCAGACCAACGCACAATTGATTACCCTTAAAAAAGGCGCTAAGCTGCAGCAGGAGTCGCAACGCTTGATGGCAACCGGCGCCGTGAAGGGGATCAATCAAAACGTCAATAATCAGCGGACGATTGACAACATTATGGGCAGTCTGAACCGGGTCATGATTATCTTGATCGGTTTAGCAGCCCTGCTGGCACTTGTGGTTATCTACAACCTGTCCAACATCAATATTGAAGAACGGATGCGCGAGCTGTCCACGATCAAGGTGCTCGGCTTCTATGATCAAGAAGTAACGCTCTATATCTATCGGGAAACGATCATTTTATCCGTGATCGGCATCTTACTGGGATATCTGGTCGGGATCGGTCTGCATCGCTTTATCATCTTAAGTTTGCCGCCTGCCAACGCGATGTTTGATCCAACGATGACGCTGACCAACTTTATCGTTTCGGCATTGATTCCGGCAGTTATTACAGCAGGGGTGGCAATGGCCATGCACCGCAAGATCAGAAGCGTTGATATGCTTGATGCATTGAGTTCAGTTGACTAG
- a CDS encoding ABC transporter ATP-binding protein → MALIEVRNNTKIYQTGDETLYANKDISFSIEKGELVIILGASGAGKSTLLNVLGGMDTNTSGEVIVAGHDIAKYDRRELTTYRRLSVGFVFQFYNLIPNLTAKENVELASEIVPQALDAVEALKAVGLANRINNFPAQLSGGEQQRVAIARAVAKNPQLLLCDEPTGALDYETGKQVLQILQDMSREHGSTVIIVTHNAALAPIGDQVLHIHDGQLVKRERNEHPADIKTIEW, encoded by the coding sequence ATGGCCTTAATCGAGGTACGCAACAACACAAAAATATACCAGACTGGTGATGAAACGCTTTATGCCAACAAAGACATCAGCTTTTCAATTGAAAAAGGCGAGCTGGTAATCATTCTGGGCGCTTCTGGCGCGGGCAAGTCAACTCTGCTCAACGTCTTGGGCGGGATGGATACGAACACGAGCGGCGAGGTTATCGTTGCCGGTCATGACATTGCCAAATATGATCGTCGTGAGCTGACGACCTATCGCCGACTAAGCGTAGGGTTTGTGTTTCAGTTCTATAATCTGATTCCCAACCTGACAGCTAAGGAAAACGTTGAATTAGCTTCAGAAATCGTTCCCCAGGCGCTGGATGCCGTTGAAGCGCTAAAAGCCGTGGGACTGGCCAATCGCATCAACAACTTTCCCGCTCAGCTTTCCGGCGGCGAGCAGCAGCGAGTGGCAATTGCGCGTGCCGTCGCCAAGAACCCGCAGCTGCTTTTGTGTGATGAGCCGACTGGTGCGCTGGACTATGAAACGGGTAAGCAGGTGCTGCAGATTCTGCAGGATATGAGTCGCGAGCATGGCTCAACGGTCATCATTGTTACGCATAACGCGGCTCTGGCTCCAATTGGCGATCAGGTGCTGCATATTCATGATGGTCAGCTGGTCAAACGGGAGCGTAATGAGCATCCAGCCGACATCAAGACGATTGAATGGTAG
- a CDS encoding TetR/AcrR family transcriptional regulator → MGTIRKTASKEKIKQAFIVLLETEGFQKMTISSLVKQAGINRGTFYLNYLDKDDLAQQLINDFFTGIATILKQDNGDRNDWFSPTAISQIIEYVQNNFAFAHALLNSDLKGQVKERLSQTLAQAFVHQHANLQQPKIKQPYASEIVFGGIASLFTLWIQRDMQESPAALLQIIEAYRATPPQQILRS, encoded by the coding sequence ATGGGAACGATCCGCAAAACAGCCTCGAAAGAAAAAATCAAGCAGGCATTTATCGTACTTCTAGAGACGGAAGGATTTCAAAAAATGACGATCAGCAGTCTGGTCAAGCAGGCCGGCATCAATCGCGGAACCTTTTATTTGAACTATCTTGACAAAGACGATCTGGCCCAGCAGCTGATCAACGATTTCTTTACTGGCATTGCCACGATCCTAAAACAGGACAACGGCGATCGCAACGACTGGTTTTCACCCACTGCCATCAGTCAAATTATTGAATATGTGCAGAATAATTTCGCTTTTGCCCATGCTCTTTTAAACAGCGATCTAAAGGGACAAGTCAAAGAGCGGCTTTCCCAAACCCTGGCGCAGGCTTTTGTTCACCAGCATGCCAATCTGCAGCAGCCCAAGATCAAGCAGCCCTATGCATCCGAAATCGTTTTTGGCGGCATTGCCTCACTGTTTACGCTTTGGATTCAGCGCGACATGCAGGAGTCTCCCGCCGCGCTTTTACAGATCATCGAAGCCTATCGTGCCACGCCGCCCCAGCAAATCTTAAGATCATAA
- a CDS encoding LacI family DNA-binding transcriptional regulator produces MSQHVTISDVAKAAGVSVTTVSRYLNGHYQKMSAQTKERIDATINQLHYVPAASARRLRQTQSHLVGVLVGDIANHFSSLLSKGIYDVLQPAGYDVLLMNTNNSQEMEQKALDDLYQQRVDGIIVQPNSRSFAQYQSILRNQTPLVLVDREVDDQPLTVGKVTSANLDASYRLGRQLGKKGYANVVTVSSRFAEASGQHPRIKGFQLAASETGLTYHNIEIKGHDDDWLARELTRVMGQLNGRTVVISLMGPILFTLLKIFKHEKVTFPKDLGLISFDDWSWSQYVGEDGIFLLRQDMELMGNLAAQKLLTQIENRSTISDTSILPVTIDEHPSI; encoded by the coding sequence ATGTCACAGCATGTAACAATCAGCGACGTTGCCAAGGCGGCGGGGGTTTCGGTAACGACCGTCTCGCGCTATCTCAACGGCCATTATCAAAAAATGAGCGCGCAGACCAAAGAGCGTATTGATGCCACAATCAATCAACTGCATTACGTGCCGGCTGCTTCGGCCAGACGACTGCGCCAGACGCAGAGCCATTTGGTGGGGGTATTGGTCGGGGATATTGCCAACCATTTCTCATCACTGCTCAGTAAGGGAATCTATGACGTCTTGCAGCCAGCGGGTTATGATGTATTGTTGATGAACACCAACAACTCGCAGGAAATGGAGCAAAAGGCCCTAGATGATCTATATCAGCAGCGCGTTGACGGCATTATCGTGCAGCCAAACTCGCGCAGCTTTGCTCAATATCAATCGATTCTGCGCAATCAGACGCCGCTGGTTTTGGTTGACCGAGAAGTCGACGACCAGCCGCTGACAGTGGGCAAGGTAACCAGTGCCAACCTTGATGCCAGTTACCGGTTGGGACGCCAGCTGGGCAAAAAAGGCTATGCCAATGTAGTCACGGTCAGCTCACGATTTGCCGAGGCTTCCGGGCAGCATCCCCGAATCAAGGGCTTTCAGCTGGCGGCCAGTGAGACGGGGCTGACCTATCATAACATTGAAATCAAGGGCCATGATGACGACTGGCTGGCAAGAGAATTGACGCGCGTAATGGGACAGCTTAACGGACGAACGGTCGTGATCTCATTGATGGGGCCGATCCTGTTTACGCTGCTTAAGATCTTTAAGCATGAAAAAGTAACGTTTCCTAAAGATCTGGGGCTGATCAGCTTTGATGACTGGAGCTGGTCGCAGTACGTTGGTGAAGACGGCATCTTTTTGCTGCGGCAGGATATGGAGCTGATGGGTAATCTGGCGGCTCAAAAACTGCTGACTCAAATCGAAAACCGCTCAACGATCAGTGATACGTCGATTCTGCCGGTTACGATCGATGAGCATCCTTCAATTTAA